A stretch of DNA from Maridesulfovibrio sp.:
GAGGCGTTACGCCAGTGTCGGAGACATTATTGTGGTTTCCGTTAAGGAAGCGATGCCCCATTCCAAAGTGAAGAAGGGCGCTGTGATGAAAGCAGTCGTTGTTCGTACCAAGAAAGAAATTGGTCGTCCCGACGGTTCCTACATCAAGTTCGACAATAACTCTGCCGTTCTTCTGAACAACTCCATGGAACCCCTGGGGACCCGTATTTTCGGGCCCGTAGCCAGAGAACTCAGAGCCGCAGGCTTCATGAAGATCGTTTCCCTGGCACCAGAGGTTCTGTAATCCTTATCACAAGAAGGTAAACGGCATGAACAAGATACATGTTGATGACAAAGTTATGGTCATCGCCGGCAAGGATAAGGGGAAGATCGGTAAGGTCCTCAAGATCAGCCGCAAGAAGGACACTGTCCTTATTGAGCAGGTAAACATGGTTTCAAGGCACACCAAGCCTAATCCCTATGCTAACCAGCCCGGCGGCATCGTTGAGAAAGAAGCCCCTGTTCACATTTCCAACGTACAGGTCGTGTGCCCCTCGTGCACCAAGGCCACCAGAGTTGGAGTTCGTGAGACCGAAGACGGAAAGAATGTCCGTTTTTGTAAAAAATGTAACGAAATCATCGACTAGGGTTTTGCGATGACACGTCTCGAAAAAATATACACGGACAAGGTCGCCCCGGCTCTCAACAAGGAGTTCGGGTACAAGAGTTCGATGGAGATTCCCGGTATCAAGGCAATCTCTCTCAATATCGGACTCGGTGAAGCAAGCCAGAACTCAAAGCTCATTGATGGCGCTGTTGATGAACTGACCGCACTTTCCGGTCAGAAAGCAGTTGTCACCAGAGCGAAAAAGTCAATTGCAGCTTTTAAACTGCGCGAAGGAATGCCCGTTGGTTCCCGTGTGACTCTCCGTAGAGAGCTCATGTGGGACTTCCTGGACAAGCTTATCAGCTTTGCACTTCCCCGCGTCCGCGACTTTCGCGGAATTCCTGACAAGGGCTTCGATGGCCGCGGCAACTTCACCCTCGGAATCAAGGAACTGACTATCTTTCCTGAGATTCAGCTCGACAGAGTCGAGGTAACCAAAGGGATGAACGTGACTATCGTCACCTCCGCTAAAACAGACAAAGAAGGCAAGATGCTCCTCGAGCTTCTTGGTATGCCCTTCAAGAAATAGGAGGAATCGTTTTGGCCAGGACAGCTTTAAAAGTTAAGGCAAAACGTAAGCCGAAGTTCAAGGTACGCGAATACAACAGATGTCCCATCTGCGGACGTCCTCGCGCATTCCTGCGCAAATACGGCATCTGCCGTATCTGCTTCAGGGAAAAGGCCCTTGCGGGTGAACTTCCCGGCGTGCGTAAAGCCAGCTGGTAATATAAGGAGTTTAAAATGCCTGTTGTCGATCCTATCGCCGATATGCTGACCCGCATTCGTAATGCTCACGGTGCTTATCACAAGTCCGTCTGCATTCCCGGGTCCAATATCAAAACAGCTATCGCCGGGATTCTTAAGGAAGAAGGCTACATCTCCGACTTCGAAACCGAAGGTCGCGATATCAGCCTCACCCTTAAGTATGTTGATGGAAAAGCCCTTATCAGCGGCATGAAGAAAATCAGCAAGCCCGGACGTCGCGTTTTCGTAGGCGTTGAAGATATTCCCTCCGTTCTCAACGGACTTGGGATTTGTATACTTTCCACATCCAAGGGTGTAGTTGACGGCGCTAAAGCCAAAGAGCTTAACGTCGGCGGCGAACTCTTGTGCGAAATCTGGTAGTGAGGGTTTAAAATGTCCAGAATTGGAAAAAAACCTATTGAAATACCTGCCGGAGTGGAAGTTACCGTTGGTGCCGAAGTGGTTTCCGTTAAGGGCCCCAAAGGTACCATCACCACCCCGGTACACCCCATGGTCAGCTTCAATGTAGCTGACAATGCGGTCGAGGTGAAGAGGTCTGGCGATACCCGTCAGGAACGTGCTCAGCACGGACTGCACCGCTCCCTGCTTTCCAACTGCATTGAAGGAGTCACCAAAGGCTTCTCCAAGACTTTGGAAGTGGTCGGTGTCGGTTATAAAGTTGGCGTACAGGGTAAAAACGTCGTTCTCAACGTCGGTTTCTCCCACCCTGTCAACTTTGAATTGCCTGCTGGGATTGAAGCCACTGCCGAGGGCAACACCAAACTGACCATCAGCGGTATTGACAAGCAGATGGTCGGTGAAGTCGCCGCTCAGCTTCGTCGTGTACGTCCGCCCGAACCTTACAAAGGCAAGGGTGTCAAGTACATTGATGAACAGATCAGACGTAAAGCCGGTAAGTCCGGTAAAAAGTAGGGTATAGCCATGAAAATGACTAAAGAACAGGCAAGACGCCGCAAAAAGATCCGTATCCGCAAAAAAATCAGCGGAACCGCGAATCGCCCGCGTCTTGTAGTTTTCCGTTCAAATAAGTACATCTACGCTCAGCTCGTGGATGATCTCATTGGCAAAACCGTGACCGCTTCTTCTTCAAAGGCTCTCGCCAAAGACGGCGAAGCAGTGAAGCTTACCTGCGAAACTGCTGCTGCCGTAGGCAAGGACATCGCAGCCAAGGCTAAGGAACTCAATATAGAGCAGGTCGTATTCGACCGTAGCGGTTATATATATCACGGCAGGGTTAAGGCCCTTGCAGACGGCGCTCGTGAGGGTGGCCTGAAATTCTAAACTTATGGGAATATCCATGGAACAGAATGATCTGGGTCTGATTGAAAAAATCGTTTATCTCAACCGAGTCGCTAAAGTTGTGAAGGGTGGTAGAAGGTTTTCCTTCAGTGCCCTGGTTGTGGTAGGTGACGGTAAAGGTCAGGTCGGTTTCGGACTTGGTAAGGCTAACGAAGTTCCTGAAGCTATCAGGAAAGCTTCCGAAAAAGCCCGCAAGGAAATGATTGCCGTTCCTCTTCTGGACGGAACACTTCCTTACGAAGTCCTCGGCCGCTACGGTGCAGGACGCGTTATGCTCAAGCCCGCATCTAAAGGTACCGGTATTATTGCCGGCGGTCCTGTGCGTGCGGTACTTGAAGTCGTGGGCGTACACGATATCCTTACCAAGGCTATCGGCACCAACAACCCGCATAATGTCCTTCGCGCGACTATCGCCGGACTTGCTTCCCTTCGCAGTGCTGACGAAGTTTCTCAGCTCCGCGGGAAGACAGTTGTGACTCCCAGAAAGTAGGAGGACTGAAAATGCTTAAGGTTAAACTCGTACGCAGCAAGATCGGCTGCACTCCCAAACAGCGTGCCACTCTGAAGGCTATGGGACTGCGGAAGATCCGGCAGGAAAAGAGCTTCGATGACACTTCCTCCACCAGAGGGATGATCAGCAAAGTTGAGCACCTTGTGGAGGTAACCAAATCATGAGGCTGCACGAAATATATCCGTTCGAAGAAGAACGTAAAAATCGCAAGCGCGTAGGTCGCGGCGGTGGCTCCGGCTGGGGTGGAACCTCCGGCAAGGGTCATAAAGGACAGAACGCCCGCTCCGGCGGTGGTGTTCCGGCCTGGTTTGAAGGCGGTCAGATGCCTTTGGCCCGTCGTCTGCCCAAGCGCGGTTTCAAGAACCCCTTCCGTGAAGAGTATGCATCTCTTAACGTAGGTCAGATTCTTGGAGCTTTCGAAGGCAAAACCGAAATCACCCTTGATGACATTTACGAAAGAGGTCTTTGCAAAAAAGGCGCTCTGGTAAAAGTTCTCGGTATGGGTGAAGTAAGTGGCGCGGTAACCATAGAGGCTCATCGCTTCAGCGCGTCCGCAGCTGAAAAGATCACAAAGGCCGGTGGTACGGCTAAAGCCCTGGAAGGATAAAACGTGGCATTGTCTGGCGTTGATAATCTTTCCCGCATGCCGGAACTGAAGAAAAAGATCTTCTGGACTTTTCTTCTTCTGGCTGTCTACCGGGTCGGGATTCATATCCCGGTCCCGGGCGTAGACAGTTCAGCATTGGCCGATTTTTTTGAGAGTGTTTCCAACACTCTCTTCGGCCTTTTTGACATGTTTTCCGGTGGCGGGTTGCGTAACTTGTCCATATTCGCGTTAGGGATCATGCCCTATATCTCCGCGTCTATCATCATCCAACTTCTTAATGTAGTTAGTCCTGAACTCAAGCGGCTTAGTCAGGAAGGGGCTCAAGGACGCAAGAAGATCACCCAGTACACCAGGTACGGCACCGTACTGATTACAATCGTTCAAGGCTTCGGTATCGCTATCGGCCTTGAAAGCATGACCAGTCCGACAGGTGCTCCTATTGTGCTGCATGCAGGATGGTCTTTCAGACTGATAACCATCCTGACCCTCACTGCAGGGACCGTCTTCCTGATGTGGCTCGGTGAACAGATGACCGAGAAAGGTATCGGAAACGGAATTTCCATGATTATTTTTGCCGGTATTGTTGCCGGGTTGCCCCGTGCGATCTTCAATACCGTCAGACTTATGCAGGCAGGGGAAATAACCCTTTTCCTGCTTTTGTTTGTAATGGTTTTCATGATAGCCATTCTGGCATTTATCGTATTCATGGAACGCGGACAGCGAAGGGTTCCAATTCATTATGCCAAGCGAATGATGGGACGCAAGATGATGGGTGGACAGACCACTCATCTTCCTTTGAGAATCAACACCGCAGGTGTTATTCCCCCCATTTTTGCTTCAAGTATTCTGATGTTCCCCGCAACTCTGGCGAACTTCTTCCCCAAGAATGAAGTTCTTTCCCAGGTTTCCGCATACTTCAGACCTGATGCCATAATTTATAATGTTATTTACATCTCCCTGATCATATTTTTCTGTTACTTCTACACCGCGATCATTTTTGATCCCAAAGGAATTGCAGAGAATATTCAGAAGCAGGGAGGTTTTATCCCCGGAATCCGTCCCGGCGCCAAGACTCGCGAGTACATAGACCGCGTTCTTGCCAGGATTACTCTCTGGGGTTCTCTGTACGTGGCTGCTATCTGCGTACTGCCCATGATCATGATCTCCCAGTTGAATGTCCCGTTCTACTTCGGTGGAACCGCACTGCTGATTGTTGTAGGTGTTGCAATGGACTTTATGGGTAAGATTGAATCCTACATGATTTCGCGTCAATATGAAGGACTCATGGGTAAGGGCAGCAAACTCAAGGGCAGGTAGTTGCTTTGAAAAAGTACAGAGGTATCTACCTCAAAAATGACAAGGAGATTGGCCTCATGCGTGAGGCCAATCGTCTTGTTTCCAAGATACTGGATATGCTCGGTGAAGCCATTCGTCCGGGTATAACTACGATGGATCTGGAAAAGATCGCCTGCAAAGCCTGCGATGACTTTGATGTCAAGCCGGCTTTTAAAGGTTATCACGGCTTCCCGTTTGCACTGTGCTGTTCCGTGAACGAGGAGATTGTGCACGGATTTCCTTCCGACAAACGGATTTTGAATGTCGGCGATATCGTAAGTATCGATATGGGCGTCATCTTTCAGGGTTTCTACGGCGATTCAGCCCGTACTTATCCTGTTGGGGATGTTTCCGATGAAATTTCTCGTCTCCTGGATGTCACCCGCGAGTCCCTGATGCTCGGCATCAAGCAGGCAATCCCCGGAAACAACCTTTATGATATTTCAAAAGCGGTTCAGGATTACGCAGAAGCCGAAGGGTTCGGTGTGGTAAGAAGGTTTGTGGGGCACGGCATCGGCCGGAACCTGCACGAAAAACCGGAAGTACCCAATTTTGTCCCTTCAGGACTTCCCGGAGTCCAGCTCAAGAGCGGAATGGTTTTGGCCATAGAACCGATGGTCACTCAAGGCAGCTATGATATCGAGATTCTCGAAGATCGCTGGACTGCCGTTACCAAGGACAGGAAGCTGTCCGCGCATTTTGAGCACACAGTTGCCGTAACCGTTGACGGACCGGTAATTTTAAGTCTGTCCTGACTTTTTTTAAAAGAGTAGGTTGCAGGGCTTGATTTTTCTAGAATCGTTCTGTAATGTTCACGTCTTGAATTTCGCGGCAACGAAAGACTGGCATGGATTTAACTGCCTATTAGCCGGGCAGTTGAACACATTGAATGGCCCCCGACCGGCTAGCTCCCGGTTGATAATCTGTAAAACTGCATTATTTGGAGACGGTCATGAAAGTAAGACCATCTGTTAAGAAGATTTGTCCCAAATGCAAAGTAATCAGACGCAAGGGCGTGCTGAGGGTTATTTGTGAAAACCCCAGACACAAACAGCGTCAAGGATAGAGAGGTATAACTGTGGCTCGTATCGCTGGAGTAGACCTTCCGAGAAACAAGCGTTTGGATATTGCATTGACTTACATCTACGGTGTAGGTCGGACTACCGCTCTCAAGATCCTTGATACCGTGGGTATCGACTGGACCATCTCTACCGATGATCTCAGTGGCGAACAGGTTAATACCATCCGTAAGGAACTTGAAGATAATTACAAAGTTGAGGGTGACCTCCGCCGTGATCAGATCGCTGACATCAAGCGTCTCATGGATATCGGTTGTTACCGCGGACTTCGCCATCGTCGTGGACTGCCTGTTCGTGGTCAGAGTTCCAAGACCAACGCAAGAACTCGCAAGGGTCCCCGTCGCTCTGTAATGAGCAGGAAGAAGAAATAATTCAATCCGCAGTTTTCAGACCATGCTAGGGTCTTTGCTGCTGATATAAATTCATCCATCTGGAGAGAATGGTATGGCTAGACCTCGCCGTTCCGGCAAGAAAAAAGAGAAAAAGAATGTACCGGTGGGCATCGCCCACGTTAAGGCAACATTCAACAATACCATCATTACCTTTACTGATCTGAAAGGTAACGTCATCAGCTGGGCAACTTCCGGCGCTTCCGGTTTCAAGGGTTCCAGAAAGTCGACCCCTTTTGCTGCACAGGTAGCTGCTGAAACCGCTGCTAGAAAAGCTCAGGACCAGGGTATGCGTACCGTTGGTATTTTCGTCAAAGGCCCCGGCTCCGGTCGCGAAGCAGCAATGCGCGCAATCGGTAACGTCGGTATGAAGGTCAGCTTCATTCGCGATATCACACCCATCCCGCACAACGGCTGTCGTCCGCCGAAACGCCGCAGGGTCTAATTACGAAGGAGTAGAACCTTGGCCAGATATACTAAAGCAAAATGCAGACTGTGCCGCCGTGAAGGTGAAAAGCTTTTCATCAAAGGCGACCGCTGCTTTACCGATAAGTGCTCTTATGAACGTCGTCCTTATGCTCCCGGTATTGCCGGTCGCATGAGAAAGAAAATGAGTGACTACGCCGTTCAGCTTCGTGAGAAGCAGAAAGTTCGTCGTATGTACGGTATCCTTGAAGGACAGTTCCGCAGCTATTTTCATCGCGCGGACTCCATGAAAGGTGTTACCGGCGCCAACCTGCTCATGCTTCTTGAAACCCGCCTTGATAACACCGTTTATCGTCTCGGTTTCGCCAACTCTCGCGATCAGGCTCGCCAGCTCGTGAGACACGGTATCTTCAAACTGAACGGCAGACGTGTTAACATTCCTTCCATGCAGGTAAAACCCGGTGATGTTGTGGAGGTTCGTGAAGAAGCCCGCAAGATTCCCGTTATCATGGAAGCTCAGGAAGTTATCGCACGCCGTGGCTGCCCCGAATGGCTTGCCTCCGACGGTGCAAACTTCAAAGGTGAAGTTAAAGCGATGCCGACAAGGGAAGATATCCAGTTCCCTATCAACGAACAGCTGATTGTCGAGCTGTACTCCAAATAAGAAGGATTAGTGCATGCTTATTCAAGACGGTGACAAACTCATCAACACCCGCAACTGGGCCGAGCTGGTTAAGCCGGAACAGCTTGTGCGTGACCCCAAGTCAAACGAGCTTTACGGTAAGTTCATTTGTGAACCCCTGGAGCGCGGATTTGGCACAACCATCGGTAACTCTCTGAGAAGAGTACTGCTCTCCTGCATGCAGGGTGCAGCCGCGGTTGCTGTGAAGATTGAAGGCGTACAGCACGAATTCACCACCATCGAAGGTGTAATGGAGGACGTGACTGAGATCGTTCTGAACATCAAACAGATCAGATTCGCAATGACTACCGATGAACCTCAGTTTCTTACCCTTAAGGTAAACAAACAGGGGGCCGTCACCGCAGCTGATATTCAGGAAAACCAGAACGTCAAAGTCCTCAATCCTGAGCAGATTATCGCGACTCTTTCCGAGCAGATGGACATGGAAATGACTTTCGAGATCCGCATGGGCAAGGGTTATGTTCCTGCCGATATGCATGAGGGTCTTGTCAATGAAATCGGTCACATCATTCTCGATTCGAGCTTTTCTCCGATCCGCAAGGTAGCGTACAACGTGGAACAGGCTCGTGTCGGTCAGATGACCAACTATGACAAGCTCGTTCTTGAAGTTTACACTGACGGTTCCGTAACTCCCGAGGATGCTATCGCTTACAGCGCCAAAATCCTCAAGGAGCAGCTTTCCGTATTCATCAACTTTGATGAAATGGGATCTGAACAGGAAGAGTCCAAGGAAAGCAACCTCGACCTGAACCCCAATCTGTTCAAATCTATTGACGAACTCGAACTGTCCGTTCGTGCAACCAACTGTCTCAAGGCTGCCAATATCCGTATTGTCGGCGAACTTGTGCAGCGCACCGAGCAGACGATGCTCAAGACCAAGAATTTCGGCCGTAAATCTCTGGACGAAATCCGCAGGGTCCTTGACAGCATGGAACTCAAGTTCGGCATGGTCCTCGAGGATTTCGATAAAAAGCATCAGGAATGGCTGAAGAGGAAAGAGAAAAATGAGGCATAAAAAGTCCGGAAGAAAGTTCAACAGGAGCAATTCCCACAGGAAGGCCATGCTGAGAAACATGGTCCGTTCACTGCTGACCTATGAACATATCCGTACCACCGAGCCCAAGGCAAAGGAACTGAGAAGCTCCGTTGAAAAGCTGATCACCCTTGCTCTTCGCAATGACCTGCATTCTCGCCGTCTTGCATACAAGACTCTTGAGAACCACGGTCTTGTAAAAAGGCTTTTCGATGAAATCGGTCCCCGCTACAACGGCGGAGGCGGTGGTTACACCCGTATCATCAAGCTTGCCGATCCCCGTAAAGGTGACTGCGCTCCCATGTGCATCATCGAACTCACCAAGAGAGCAACTGCCGAAGCCGCTGTTGAAGCGCCGGTAGCAGAAGCTCCTGCTGAGGAAGCGGAAGCATAGGCAGATTTAATGCTGTTTATAGGGGCGGACCAGTTCCGCCCCTTTTTTTAATATTAACCTATAGAAAATTTCGATAAGAGTTATTAGATGGACTTACGTAGACTGGAAGCGTTCTGCAAGGTTTATGAACTGAAGAGTTTTTCAAAGGCAGGAAAGGAACTTTTTCTTTCTCAGCCGACAATCAGTGCTCATATCTCAACCCTTGAGGAAGAACTTGGCGTGCAACTGTTTGATCGTCTAGGTCGTTCTATTATGGCTACCCAGGCCGGAGAAGTTCTTTACCGCAACGCCAAGGATATTTATGGGTTGATTGACAAGGCCCAGTCTGAAATCAATATTCTTCGCGACAAGGTTGTTGGAGATCTTGAAATCGGTGGAAGCACAATTCCCTCTCACTACCTGCTGCCGGAAATTCTTTATAATTACTGCAAGAAATATCCTGATGTAAGTGTCCATCTTTCGGTTGGGGATACTAACGAAATCATACAGAAGATTCGGTCCGGAGAGCTTATTCTCGGCGTTGTAGGCGCCAAGCTGGATATACCCAACCTTGAGTTTTTCCCCATACTGCGTGATGAGCTTGTTATTGTTGCTCCTCCGGTACTGGTCAGCAATTATGACGGGATTGACGATATTCAATTGCTTGCGGAACTTCCCTGGGTAATGCGTGAAGGCGGTTCAGGTACCCGCAAGGCCCTTGAAACAGGTTTGTCCGAGCTCGGAACCAGTGTGCGCGATCTTAATGTCACTGTATGGGTGGAATCTACCCAGGCTGTGGTTCAGTGCGTACGGGCCGGTCTTGGAGTCAGCGTTACTTCAAAACTTGCAGCCCAATCCCTGATTGATTCAGGTGAGCTTGTTCACATTAAGGGACTGCCGCTTAATCTTGAGCGCAGTTTTTACCTAGCGCATCTTGAAGGGCGCGAATTTTTCCCTGCCGTCCGCTATTTTATTGACCACGTTAAACGTTCATCGTTTAAAATTTAGCAACTCAAATCCGGGTAGTTTTGCGGTCCCATCAATAAGGCAAGCTTCTTGTTGATAAACGCAGCAAGCTCTGGAAGCAGGTAGATTTGATCTTCAAAACAAAAGGCTGCAATACCGTGTATGGTATTGCAGCCTTTTGTTTTATTAACTGTAGTTGCTCTAAATCCTGATGAATTCAAGTTCGGGAATTTGTGAGATCTGTTTAGTCTTGAGCAGATATTTGGCAAAGACTTTCATCCCTTCAATTTCCTTTTCTCCCAGATCGTAAACAAGTCCTTCATAGTATGAGGCAGTTTCTTCCGGTGTGAGGATACTGTTTTCCGCCGTAAGTTCGGACATGCGGGCAATGTTTTTCTGCCCCCATTCCTTGCCCCTGATCAGCGCCCTGATCGCTTCTTTCACATCTTCTCTATGGGCGACATCGCGCCTTACAAGCCAGATACCGAAAATGAAAGGCAGGCCCGTCCACCTTATCCATTCTTCGCCGAGATCGAATATGTATGGATAATCTTCGTGCTTACGAAGATTCAGTGCTTCATCGCCGATGCACAGGATTGCTTCGGGGCGTTCACCCTGTTCCAATTTGCTGGAGGCGTTTCCTGTTTCATAGGTCGGATTGAGCGGAATGTATTCGGTTAAGAGAATTTTCAGCAGAGCGGCGGAAGTATGGGTCTGGGCACTGACCAGAATATTGCAGCCCTTGAGTTGTTCCAGCGGTTTGCGGCTGATCATGATTACAGATTGGACCGGGCCCCGGCTGCCTATGGCCAGGTCCGGAAGCAGAAGATACTGTTCCGAGTGGCGCAGATACTCGATGCACGAGTTTGATGACACATGCATCAGTCCCTCGGACATCATGATGTTCAAATGTGCAGGAGGTCCGTAGACGAAATCGAAGTCGTTTTCAATTATCCCCGATTCAAGCGGATAATAAATAGGCAGTACATTGAGATATGAGATTCTGCCGACCTTGACCCTATTCATTTTCAGCCTCGGCAAGAGTGTAGTCCATGAGACGTTGTCTGGGGATAAATCCGGCTTTTTTGATCAGTGTGTGAATCTGCTGCTCGGAAAGTCTGAAGCTTACTCCGGCTGCCTTGACCACGTTCTCTTCAATCATTGTGGACCCGAAATCGTTCCCGCCGTAATAAAGGGCCAGTTGAGAAATCTTCGGGCCCATGGTTACCCATGAAACCTGCAGATTGTCGAAATTGTCCAGCACAATGCGCGAAACAGCAAGCATGCGCAGGTATTCAACACTGGTCATTTTGCGGGCATTGGGAATATTGGTGTTGTCCGGCTGGAAAGTCCAGGGGATGAACGCTGTGAAGCCCCCGGTGCGGTCCTGAACCTCGCGCAGGGCAAAGAGATGCTTAACCCTGTCCGCAGGTGTTTCCTCGTGTCCGAACATCATTGTCGCGGTAGTCCTCAAGCCCATATTGTGCGCGGTTTCCATAACCTCAAGCCATCTGGATGCGGAGCACTTCCTCGGTGCGATTTTCTTGCGCACCTCATCTACCAGAATTTCAGCCCCGCCGCCCGGAATTGATGCCAGCCCGGCATCGATCAGGCGCTTCAGCACTTCTTCTATGGATATGCCCTCAAGTTCGCTGAAATAGACTACTTCCGGCGGGGAAAAGGCGTGGATATGGATCGGGTAGTTGTCTTTGATGAACCGGAGCATTTCCTCGTAGAATGTGAGCGGCAGATCCGGGTTGTGCCCACCCTGCATGAGTATCTGGGTGCCGCCGAGGTCGAGTGTCTCCTGAATTTTCATTCCCAGTTCTTCACGGCTGATGACAAAACCTCCGTCCTGTCCGGGAGCCTTGAAGAAGGCGCAGAATCTGCACCCGCATTCACATATATTGGAATAGTTTATATTGCGGTCTATTACATATGTGACGATCGGTTCCGGATGTTTTTTCATCCGTATTCCATGTGCGAGGTTGGCCAGGTCGAAAAGGTCGGCCTTTTCAAGAAGGGCCAGAGCTTCAGCAAAATCAATGCGTTCCCCGGCTTCGATTTTCGCAAATATATCCGTAAGTTCAGCAGGACTTTGAGTCAAATTCATCATGATAGCTTTACCTTCTGTAAACAGGACCGGCAGGGTCCTTTGGAGCATGAGTTTTACCGGACCGGGAAAGTGGCCGTTATTCCGCAGGGGATCATACTTCGTTGAAGACGGCATCCCTTTCAACGGGAACAAATCCGCAGCCCCTGATCATTTCCTCAAGCTCGGTACGGCTTAACGCCTGGCTGGAGGAGGCTCCGGCCATGTGTCCTATTTTTTCTTCCACCACGGTGCCATCGAAATCATCGGCTCCGAAATGAAGTGCCGTCTGGGCCAGCTTGACTCCCAGCATTACCCAGTAGGCTTTGACATGGGGAATGTTGTCGAGCATGAGCCTGCTCACCGCGATGGTCCGAAGCTCTTCAACACCGGTCAGCGGTTCATCTATTTTCAGGCGGCTGTTTTCCGGCAGAAAGGGCAGGGGGATGAAACAGTTGAACCCTCCGCTCTTGTCCTGCTGGAGGCGCAGTCTGTTCAGGTGGTCGATTCTCTGCTCAGCTGTTTCAATGTGTCCGAACAGCATTGTGCAGTTGGTTGTGTAACCCAGTTCATGGGCTTCGCCGTGTATGCGCAGCCAGCTGTCGGCATCTATTTTTTTAGGGCAGAGTTTTTGCCGTATCTCGGGATCGAATATTTCCGCACCGCCTCCGGGCATCATCTCCACACCGACTTCCCGCAGTTT
This window harbors:
- the rpsD gene encoding 30S ribosomal protein S4 — encoded protein: MARYTKAKCRLCRREGEKLFIKGDRCFTDKCSYERRPYAPGIAGRMRKKMSDYAVQLREKQKVRRMYGILEGQFRSYFHRADSMKGVTGANLLMLLETRLDNTVYRLGFANSRDQARQLVRHGIFKLNGRRVNIPSMQVKPGDVVEVREEARKIPVIMEAQEVIARRGCPEWLASDGANFKGEVKAMPTREDIQFPINEQLIVELYSK
- a CDS encoding DNA-directed RNA polymerase subunit alpha; translation: MLIQDGDKLINTRNWAELVKPEQLVRDPKSNELYGKFICEPLERGFGTTIGNSLRRVLLSCMQGAAAVAVKIEGVQHEFTTIEGVMEDVTEIVLNIKQIRFAMTTDEPQFLTLKVNKQGAVTAADIQENQNVKVLNPEQIIATLSEQMDMEMTFEIRMGKGYVPADMHEGLVNEIGHIILDSSFSPIRKVAYNVEQARVGQMTNYDKLVLEVYTDGSVTPEDAIAYSAKILKEQLSVFINFDEMGSEQEESKESNLDLNPNLFKSIDELELSVRATNCLKAANIRIVGELVQRTEQTMLKTKNFGRKSLDEIRRVLDSMELKFGMVLEDFDKKHQEWLKRKEKNEA
- the rplQ gene encoding 50S ribosomal protein L17, which codes for MRHKKSGRKFNRSNSHRKAMLRNMVRSLLTYEHIRTTEPKAKELRSSVEKLITLALRNDLHSRRLAYKTLENHGLVKRLFDEIGPRYNGGGGGYTRIIKLADPRKGDCAPMCIIELTKRATAEAAVEAPVAEAPAEEAEA
- a CDS encoding selenium metabolism-associated LysR family transcriptional regulator translates to MDLRRLEAFCKVYELKSFSKAGKELFLSQPTISAHISTLEEELGVQLFDRLGRSIMATQAGEVLYRNAKDIYGLIDKAQSEINILRDKVVGDLEIGGSTIPSHYLLPEILYNYCKKYPDVSVHLSVGDTNEIIQKIRSGELILGVVGAKLDIPNLEFFPILRDELVIVAPPVLVSNYDGIDDIQLLAELPWVMREGGSGTRKALETGLSELGTSVRDLNVTVWVESTQAVVQCVRAGLGVSVTSKLAAQSLIDSGELVHIKGLPLNLERSFYLAHLEGREFFPAVRYFIDHVKRSSFKI
- a CDS encoding menaquinone biosynthesis protein — protein: MNRVKVGRISYLNVLPIYYPLESGIIENDFDFVYGPPAHLNIMMSEGLMHVSSNSCIEYLRHSEQYLLLPDLAIGSRGPVQSVIMISRKPLEQLKGCNILVSAQTHTSAALLKILLTEYIPLNPTYETGNASSKLEQGERPEAILCIGDEALNLRKHEDYPYIFDLGEEWIRWTGLPFIFGIWLVRRDVAHREDVKEAIRALIRGKEWGQKNIARMSELTAENSILTPEETASYYEGLVYDLGEKEIEGMKVFAKYLLKTKQISQIPELEFIRI
- the mqnC gene encoding cyclic dehypoxanthinyl futalosine synthase encodes the protein MMNLTQSPAELTDIFAKIEAGERIDFAEALALLEKADLFDLANLAHGIRMKKHPEPIVTYVIDRNINYSNICECGCRFCAFFKAPGQDGGFVISREELGMKIQETLDLGGTQILMQGGHNPDLPLTFYEEMLRFIKDNYPIHIHAFSPPEVVYFSELEGISIEEVLKRLIDAGLASIPGGGAEILVDEVRKKIAPRKCSASRWLEVMETAHNMGLRTTATMMFGHEETPADRVKHLFALREVQDRTGGFTAFIPWTFQPDNTNIPNARKMTSVEYLRMLAVSRIVLDNFDNLQVSWVTMGPKISQLALYYGGNDFGSTMIEENVVKAAGVSFRLSEQQIHTLIKKAGFIPRQRLMDYTLAEAENE
- the mqnE gene encoding aminofutalosine synthase MqnE, which produces MISKNYFQNAGLGSILDKVLAGERLSVEDGLKLYSCPDLNALGALASIKRRALHGNKTFYVINRHINYTNICVNGCLFCAYARVRGEEGAFRLSREEIIRKLKDAPIPPREVHVVGGCHHDIPLEFFEETFVEIKKEFPDSAIKAFTAVEIDHLASTSGISTVEVLKKLREVGVEMMPGGGAEIFDPEIRQKLCPKKIDADSWLRIHGEAHELGYTTNCTMLFGHIETAEQRIDHLNRLRLQQDKSGGFNCFIPLPFLPENSRLKIDEPLTGVEELRTIAVSRLMLDNIPHVKAYWVMLGVKLAQTALHFGADDFDGTVVEEKIGHMAGASSSQALSRTELEEMIRGCGFVPVERDAVFNEV